The Aerosakkonema funiforme FACHB-1375 genome has a window encoding:
- a CDS encoding SDR family oxidoreductase: protein MNHTLKNKRALITGGSRGIGAAIVKRLASEGADVAFTYSSSPARANEVAQAAQALGVRAVAIQADSADASAVVAAVEQTVDRLGGIDILVNSAGVLAIASLNDFKLEDFDRTLAVNVRAVFVATQAAAKHMQAGGRIINIGSTNAERMPFPGGGVYAMSKSALQGLVQGLSRDLGPQGITINNVQPGPIATEMNPPTGEFAEMLTKHIAVARYGTVEEVAGMVAYLASPEAGYITGANLMIDGGFSA from the coding sequence ATGAATCACACACTTAAGAACAAACGCGCACTCATCACGGGTGGCAGTCGCGGTATTGGGGCAGCGATCGTTAAGCGTTTAGCCAGTGAAGGCGCTGATGTTGCTTTCACCTATAGCAGTTCACCCGCTCGAGCCAATGAAGTTGCACAGGCAGCACAGGCGTTAGGTGTCCGGGCTGTCGCCATCCAAGCTGACAGTGCTGATGCTAGTGCGGTAGTCGCTGCGGTTGAGCAAACGGTGGATCGATTAGGCGGCATTGATATTCTGGTTAATAGTGCTGGTGTGCTGGCAATCGCTTCGCTAAATGATTTCAAACTGGAGGACTTCGATCGCACCCTTGCCGTTAATGTGCGTGCTGTCTTTGTCGCAACGCAAGCCGCAGCCAAGCATATGCAAGCAGGTGGACGCATCATTAACATTGGCAGCACCAACGCCGAACGGATGCCCTTTCCAGGAGGTGGTGTATATGCGATGAGCAAATCCGCTTTACAAGGTTTGGTACAAGGGCTATCCCGGGATCTCGGACCGCAAGGCATTACGATCAATAACGTGCAGCCAGGACCGATCGCGACGGAAATGAATCCTCCAACTGGGGAATTTGCTGAAATGCTTACGAAGCACATCGCAGTCGCCCGCTATGGCACTGTTGAAGAGGTTGCGGGCATGGTCGCTTATCTAGCGAGTCCTGAAGCAGGTTACATTACAGGCGCAAACTTGATGATTGATGGAGGCTTCAGCGCCTAA